The proteins below come from a single Rosa rugosa chromosome 2, drRosRugo1.1, whole genome shotgun sequence genomic window:
- the LOC133731925 gene encoding DAG protein, chloroplastic — protein MAMAPSLSLTPKTLIIPTPRLSLFQPSISSLGFSSSAAATRPLTRSVPSKPTLRAVSDSEYSSRRSSSNEQRETIMLPGCDYNHWLIVMEFPKDPAPTRDQMIETYLNTLATVLGSMEEAKKNMYAFSTTTYTGFQCTVSEETSEKFKGLPGVLWVLPDSYIDVKNKDYGGDKYVNGEIIPGNYPVYQPKKRRESKFESRRYERRRDGPPPERTRPKQEATPSESASG, from the exons ATGGCAATGGCGCCGAGCCTCTCTCTCACACCCAAAACCCTAATAATACCGACCCCAAGACTCTCCCTCTTCCAGCCCTCTATCTCCTCCCTCGGATTCAGCTCCTCCGCCGCCGCGACTCGCCCTCTTACTCGCTCGGTGCCGTCAAAACCGACCCTTCGGGCTGTGAGCGACAGCGAGTACTCGTCCAGAAGGAGCAGCAGTAATGAGCAGAGGGAGACGATAATGTTACCGGGCTGTGACTATAACCACTGGCTCATAGTCATGGAGTTCCCCAAAGACCCTGCCCCTACTAGAGACCAAATGATTGAGACCTACCTCAACACTCTCGCTACTGTTCTCGGAAG TATGGAAGAAGCAAAGAAGAATATGTATGCTTTTAGCACCACCACCTACACTGGATTCCAATGTACTGTATCCGAAGAAACATCTGAAAAATTTAAAG GCTTGCCTGGTGTCCTCTGGGTGTTGCCAGATTCGTATATAGATGTTAAAAATAAGGATTATGGAG GTGATAAATATGTTAATGGAGAGATAATTCCTGGTAACTACCCTGTTTATCAACCAAAGAAACGAAGAGAATCAAAGTTTGAGAGCAGAAGATATGAAAGACGAAGAGACGGACCTCCTCCAGAACGAACACGGCCAAAACAAGAAGCAACTCCATCAGAATCAGCATCTGGTTGA
- the LOC133734744 gene encoding indole-3-acetic acid-amido synthetase GH3.6 — translation MPEAPKSSLKQKNEEALKFIESVTENADEVQKRVLGEILAANAHVEYLQRHGLNGHTDRETFKKIMPVITYDHIQPDIDRIANGDTSQILCSKPISEFLTSSGTSGGERKLMPTIEEELERRSLLYSLLMPVMSQYVPELEKGKGMYFLFIKSEAKTPGGLVARPVLTSYYKSSHFKQRPYDPYTNYTSPNETILCPDSYQSMYSQLLCGLCQNKEVLRVGAVFASGFIRAIRFLEKHWPILCKDIEFGTLNPQITDPSVRESVLKILKPDPKLAGFIATECGKKSWQGIITRLWPNTKYVDVIVTGTMSQYIPTLDYYSNGLPLVCTMYASSECYFGVNLNPMCKPSEVSYTLIPTMCYFEFLPVHRNNGVNSDSVSVPESLNEKEQQQLVDLVDVKLGQEYELVVTTYAGLYRYRVGDVLRVAGFKNKAPQFNFICRKNVVLSIDADKTDEVELQNAVKNAVTHLVPFDASVAEYTSYADTSTVPGHYVLFWELSLNGSTPIPPSVFEDCCLAIEESLNSVYRQGRVSDKSIGPLEIKIVEAGTFDKLMDYAISLGASINQYKTPRCVKFAPIVELLNFRVVSNYFSPKCPKWAPGHKQWCNNHD, via the exons ATGCCTGAAGCTCCAAAAAGCTCTCTGAAACAGAAGAACGAAGAGGCTCTCAAGTTCATCGAGAGTGTCACAGAAAACGCTGATGAGGTCCAGAAGCGTGTTCTGGGTGAAATCCTAGCTGCAAATGCTCATGTTGAGTATCTGCAGCGACACGGCCTCAATGGTCACACTGACCGTGAGACTTTCAAGAAAATCATGCCTGTTATCACCTACGACCACATCCAGCCTGACATCGACCGTATCGCAAATGGCGACACTTCCCAAATCCTCTGCTCAAAACCCATTTCGGAGTTTTTGACAAG CTCTGGGACATCTGGAGGGGAGAGGAAATTGATGCCAACAATTGAAGAAGAGCTGGAGAGGAGGTCACTGCTCTATAGCCTATTGATGCCTGTGATGAGCCAATATGTGCCTGAATTAGAAAAGGGCAAGGGAATGTACTTTTTGTTCATAAAATCTGAGGCCAAAACACCTGGGGGCCTTGTGGCTCGTCCAGTGCTCACTAGCTATTACAAAAGCTCTCATTTCAAGCAAAGGCCTTATGACCCTTACACAAACTACACCAGCCCAAATGAGACCATTCTCTGCCCTGACTCCTACCAAAGCATGTACTCCCAATTGCTCTGTGGCCTTTGCCAGAACAAAGAAGTCCTCCGAGTTGGCGCTGTTTTCGCCTCCGGATTTATCCGAGCCATTCGCTTTCTAGAGAAGCATTGGCCTATTCTATGCAAGGACATAGAATTCGGGACTCTTAACCCCCAAATCACCGACCCATCGGTCCGGGAATCGGTCTTGAAAATCCTCAAACCGGACCCGAAGCTAGCCGGTTTCATTGCCACCGAGTGTGGGAAGAAATCATGGCAAGGGATCATAACAAGGCTGTGGCCTAACACAAAGTATGTGGATGTTATAGTGACTGGCACTATGTCACAGTACATTCCTACTTTGGATTACTACAGCAATGGGCTTCCTCTGGTTTGCACCATGTATGCTTCCTCTGAGTGCTATTTTGGTGTCAATCTCAACCCAATGTGCAAACCCAGTGAGGTTTCTTACACCCTCATTCCCACTATGTGCTACTTCGAGTTCCTCCCTGTTCACAGAAACAATGGGGTCAACTCGGATTCGGTGTCTGTACCCGAATCGCTCAATGAGAAGGAGCAGCAACAGCTGGTGGATCTTGTTGATGTGAAGCTAGGACAAGAATATGAGCTTGTTGTCACAACCTATGCTG GGCTTTACCGCTACAGAGTTGGTGATGTGCTGAGAGTGGCAGGGTTCAAGAACAAGGCTCCGCAATTCAACTTCATCTGCAGGAAAAACGTGGTTCTAAGCATTGATGCAGACAAGACTGATGAGGTTGAGCTCCAAAACGCTGTGAAGAATGCTGTGACCCATTTGGTGCCATTTGATGCATCTGTGGCAGAGTACACTAGCTATGCTGACACTTCAACAGTTCCAGGCCACTATGTGCTTTTCTGGGAGCTTAGCCTAAATGGCTCAACTCCAATCCCACCCTCAGTGTTTGAGGACTGCTGCTTGGCCATTGAGGAGTCACTCAACAGTGTGTACCGACAAGGCAGAGTCTCCGACAAATCAATCGGGCCGCTGGAGATCAAGATTGTTGAGGCTGGGACTTTTGACAAGCTCATGGACTATGCTATAAGCTTGGGAGCTTCTATTAACCAATACAAGACCCCAAGGTGTGTGAAGTTTGCACCCATTGTTGAGCTCTTGAACTTTAGGGTGGTCTCAAACTACTTCAGTCCCAAGTGCCCCAAATGGGCCCCTGGCCACAAGCAATGGTGCAATAACCATGATTGA